The genomic interval GTCCCGTCCCGCCTAGGGCCCGGGCTGAGCCGCGGGAGGTTTCCGAGCCTCGCCGCGGCCGTCACCGCCGCCCCGGGGTCGGTAGCCGGGCGGGGACGCGGCGAAGGGGGTGGTAAAAGCGGCGGCGCGGTGGGAGCCCCGGTGGGAGCGGGTCGAGCTCGGGGCGGGCCTGTGCGCTGTCGCCGTCTGTGCCGGGGACTGTCGCGACCTTGGGAGTCGTCTCCTCCCACCCCGGCTGGGGTCTGCGCTCCCCGGAGCCCCAGGGAACCCTTTTGGAGCAGGAACGTGGAAATTAAGGTCCCAGTTGATTCACCTGGGTAAACTGGGTGGGAGAGGCTCCCCACAAACCAGGGCAGCGCTCCTCATCGCTGTTTTACCCTGAGCTGTCATCTGTCCTTCGTGGAAAAGACCCCCCCAGACCCTCTTCTGTTCCTCGGCAGCGGCGAAGGACGATGGAGAAGGCCAGCGTGCCCGTAGGCGTGAGATCGTTGTGGTGCCGTCTGATACTGGCTGACAGGAGCACAGGCCCCCGGCTGCAGTGTTTTATCTGCGAAACCCTCCGGGTCGAGGGCTGCAAGGAGCTGAACAGCCGTATTGGGGTGTCACCGCTGTTGCAGTGAGGGCTGATCAAGAAGGCGTCGTGTTGCCCACAGTGATATAACCTGTTCAGCGCTGCGTCCTGTGCATCAGCAAAGACTGGGCACTGTGGGCTCAAAAAGCCTTATTGCTGCTTGTCCAGTGGACTGCTGCCTTCTGGCACGGTCAAGAAGATTGAGGGATGTAGTTGCAAAGGTCTATTTCTGGGAAAGTGCCTGTATCCTCGATGGAGAACAGACTGACTGCTTAAGTTGACAAGACTCTACTGACTTAATTGAGTTTAGGATTAGATCTTGGGTTCATTTAGAAGTGACCCCTCTGTCTATCCTGTATTTACTGTCCTTGGGGACTGTAAAATGATTTGATCTTCCCAGAGACTAAGATAAAAGTGTTGGATCCCTGAAGGAGCCCTGGTGCCCCTGAAGCTGGTGCGAATTATTCCATCGTGTCTAGTGGGGCTGCGCTTTCAGCCCAGGCCTTGAAAAGACTTTAAGTGTTTCCCTGATAGTAAAAATTACCCTAGCTATTGGGCTGTTATTTTGGCAACAGCTGTAACGTCAGGCCCTGATAAGTAAGCATGTAATTACATGCTTAGCTTCATTCATTGATGATAACTCAGCTATGTGTGTGGGCGTAAGGATAGGCAGGTTTcttatagtaatttttttttttaatggaagcaCTTCTAATTATCACACCCAAGACTGAAATGTAATGTTTTGGCATAAATCTGGTGGAAAGCCCAAAGCTGAGCCTTTTAACctagctgatttttatttttatttccccccctcaAGGTGTAGTTCTGAGGCAATCCCAAGAGCCCAAAGAGCTGTGGGGATATGTGCAAGTTCGAAATAAGGCCCACATGTTCTGGTGGCTCTACTACGCAAATAACCCAACCAAAGCCTTCACAGAATTACCTCTCATCTTGTGGCTTCAGGTAAGGTTTGGTGAAAGACACTTAAATGATAATTCTTTCCATCTGTGCCTGGTTCAGTCTGATAGGTATCCTGCAGCTCTACAGAAGTAAGATTCAAAATTGTCCAACTCTAAATGAGAGATTGAAATTGAGGTTGTTCTTATCTTTTATACAACAGTAGTGCTTTTTGTGCCAGGCACTACAGGTACGTTGTAGCGTCACAGCTCCTTTCCTGAAGATCTTATAGTCTAAAGAATgttcagagagagagagtagATAAAATAATCAGAGATTTAGAAAGATTGCTAAATGGAAACAAGTAAGAGAGACTCTGTTTAGAGATTGGTCCCATTCAATCACAGTTTGATGAAAGGCAGTGGTGTGTGCTCCACATTCACCTCCAGCAGTACATTTCAGAAGTTAATGTTGAATATAATCACTTGATGGcttggtctttttctttctgggttaTTTCTTCAGAGTGAAATGTACATGCTGATAAAACTAATGACTTGCAAACCTCTGTGGATAGCTAACTTGCATTCAGTATTAAGGGAATAAGGGGAAGGGTTTTCAAACTGCACTCACATAACGTGCAACTCATTAGATGCTTTCGCAAGTGGGTTATTGCTTCTCTGTTTAAattcttgctttcagaaatggcaTGTGTACACATAATGAAAGACGATGAGGAAGAGAGCTCAATTTGCTTTGCAAATTAACATATAgtgcaaaagccattttttaaaatttaaaatctgtcaTTCTGCTTACtggcttgcttttatttttctcctgtcatATCTATACCGTGCTGCCTTCTAACTTATTTGTCATTTGGTATTTCCCCACAGGGAGGTCCAGGAGCTTCAGGCTGTGGATTTGGGAACTTTGAAGAGATTGGTCCAttagacaaagaaatgaaaccaaGAAATACAACCTGGGTATAGTAGAGAGTTCAGCTTCTAATTACTGATTGCAAATGTTTGTTGCTTGTGTAAGCAGACGATTGCTAtgaaaaaatgcacagaacagTTTTCATTTGAAGTTCAATACAGCTATAATAATTCCTCTTAAAATAGTGTGGTTAATAAATTGGCTTATAGGAATAGCCTTGTTAAGAACTGAAGAATAGTCATGTTGATTTGATTTGATGGAATATGTCTGGGCTTCCATGAATTTCTGAATTGCAGATGTCTGGGAACCTGAGAGCAGCGGAATTCTAGAAAGATGTTATTTCAGATCATAGCTTCATTGCGTACAGTCATAGAGGTTTTTCTGGATGGCTGGCAATGTATAACCAATGGCTCGTAATTACAAATCCAGTATGGCCTTTAagggaaaacaaattacagCTGCTTATGAAGGTGGAAGTTTATTCAATGAAATGGATTTGTGCTCCGAGCTACCAATAGTCTAACTACTCTGGAGTTCCCTAGACCGTATGGGTGATCTGCTGTTGGATCACTGGGATTTTTTGTGTGCCTTTTTTGTTGCAGATTGAGCAAACTGAAAGACCTTATGTTGTACCTCTTTATTTGTGAGCCTTACTGCTTTGAGCCATGCTAGCTATCTGTGTGCTGATCTACTGATTTCATTTGTCCACTTGTAACTATACAACTACAGCATTTGCTATAGCAATTTCACAAAAGCCCAGCAACCCAAAAGAAAAACCCtcttattttatattctgaCAGACAAGTCTCACCTGTACCATTCTCTCTTTTGGACTTGCAcctaatttttctgaaagttcTTTCAGGGCCAGAGATTTCCTGGATCAATCATTTGTGCCATCAAAACTAAGATTTTCGCTAGTGCTGAACTGAGGTTTCATACAAACCTTCTTTCTGCTCGTACAGTTGCAGGCAGCCAGTATCTTGTTCGTGGATAATCCAGTGGGCACTGGATTCAGTTATGTGGATGATTGTAGCTTGTTTGCCAAAAACCTTTCCACAGTAGTTTCTGATATGATGGTTTTTCTTGGAGAATTCTTCACACGTAGAACAGAATTCCAGGTAAGTGAAATTGAGTTCTTGGTTAGAATcgtatttttctttgcttttaaaccGATCTCAAAAAGAATTAGTGAACAGACTTCCAGATGGGTAGTGTTTGCTACTAGGTAGCATGCATTTGGTGAGAGTCAGAGCAGGTATAGCCACTGCCTCTTATTTCCCATAATTCAGAAGTTGTATCTTGAATTTGGTGCTAGTTAGATAAGCAATGGGGTGCGTTATTGTCTGTCGTGCCAACCGAGAAGCATATAGGATCACGGCTGTTTCTAATTCCAAAATACTGAAGTGCCTGCTTCAGAACTTCCCCCAGTAATTACACCAGGATGTTCTGGAAATCTTATCTGCAGCTTAGAATCAGAAAAATATCCAGTGTTTGATAGTGAGAGGTGAACAGCCAGTGCCTGGGTTCTGTGGGATGTGGGAGATGGTTGGAGGTATTTTCTGCCCTCTGCCCAATGAGTTCATTGTGTGgcttctgtctctctccagaCCATCCCATTCTACATATTTTCTGAATCTTATGGAGGTAAAATGGCAGCTGGCATTTCTTTAGAGCTGCATGAGGTAAGTAGTTGGAGGATGTAGTTCGCTTTTCACTTTAAAACGTGGTGTTCTACAAGTACTTATATCCCCTGGAATACACTGTCCCTGTTGCCTAATTCAGACTGcgacttatttttttttcacttaaagaaAACTAGTTCTAGAGTCATGAATATCTAActaaaagttgatttttttgttgttgttgttgttgtttggttttgtttttcctcttattcACCAAGGCTGTTCAAAAAGGGACCATAAAGTGCAATTTTATGGGGACTGCTCTTGGAGACTCATGGATTTCTCCTTTGGGTATGTTTAAAATCCTCAGACTGTgggtggtttgttgttgttgttttgttttgttgggttttttatcaTTCCGTGAGTATCTAGGGTCAAAAATGCCATCCCTGCCTTAAGTGAATTAAATCTGTAGTGGGTCTGGtaaatcaaaaagaaatacttcagcatTGCAAGCTGTGATTGAAAAATCTACCTTTGCAATGTATCTAGATTATGAAAAGTTAGAGAGCATAGTCGGTGAGGAGCATACTTGCATATCAAGTGGGGTGGTGGTGAAATGTCCCTACGCACCTCTACAGCCTCTGAGGTGTCTTGGCAAGAGTACTGCACTTAAAATGTGTCCACCAAATGATTCACAAGAGTGCAactgaggttttctttcttttcacaagAAGGCCTTGTGCTGAGGAACTGATGTGCTCACAGACCTGGAAGAGATAGGGTGTGGTCTGGTGGAGGACAAAAACCAAATTAAAGGACTCTTGGTCCTTCAGTGAGATTTGCAAGGGCAGCCTTCACAGATTCTCTGCAGCATGGGACAATATCAAGCGAACTCCTATCTGTCTCCTATCAGCTGATCCTTGAGACCTTATAAacaaacttgtaaaaaaaaaccagatttGTTTTataactagatttttttcccctgtaaccTGCAAACAGATCAGTTTAGATAATGCCCATTCACTTGTAACATCGCTCCCCATGTTCTAGCAATGTGCTGCAGTGTTGGGGTGAGAACATTTTGGTAAGAACGTGTCTGTTGCTTTACATAAATTTCACTGATTAATGTTTAAGGGGTTAATGAACTTGCAGTGCTTTTATTGGTTCTCAGGATTTGTTAAGAACCTGCTCTGTGGTACATAACCTTTGGGCTAAACAGAGCTGACAGTACCTTTTTACTGATTAATTCATCTCCGTATATTTTTGTCACGATCATTCTTgcaacaataaagaaaaagtaaaggaaattgTATGTCAAAAGCTCATGGGTTTGaaatctgttctgtttctttagaCTCTGTGCTGTCTTGGGGGCCCTACCTTTACAGCACTGTAAGTACCTTCTTAAACTCTTGGTCCTCACCTGATTACTTGTACTGCCATACAGTATAAATGGATGTTGATTTTTAAGGTTAGCtcttaaacagaataaaacttcAAATGCATGGAGACTGTTACCAAGAAATGAATGTGAAGTTATAATTAAAGTTGTCCCCCTTTGTGTTTGTCTTCCAGTCTCTCCTTGATGATAATGGTCTAGCAGAGGTGACTGCTGTTGCCAAAGAAATAATGgatgcaataaataaaaatcagtatggGCTGGCCACTGAGCTCTGGGGCAAGGCTGAAGATGTCATTGAAGAGGTGAGATCTTCTTTGAACAGCATTATTAACTAACTGGTGCCTCGGGAGGCACACAATTTCAGGTTATCCTTTCTATGAGCACTGGGTTGGCGTGAATTCTCCAATCCCCTGCCTAGTCATTTTTGCCAGTATTTGTTCTATCCTAGTGCTGATGTAAAAGAGCTGTTTGTTTGCTCTGTGTGATTGTAAGAGGCAGAGAGTAGAGTGACCCACATGGCCTTGCAGTATTGCATCAAGGTTTCAACCTGGCACATCACTTAAACAGATGCTTAATTTTTAGCGTGCAGTTAGTCCCATTGATTTCTACAGAACCCAGTTTCAACTTAAATGAGCTATGTCTCCTtgaaagctttgttttgaatattGAAAACTGCATCCAGCAAGACACAAATTTCAAGTTAAGCATAGATCTCTATTTAAAGAACTACAATAGGTGGACAGGGTGGAAAGGAACCTCAAGTTATGTCCTGTTACTGTGGGTTACCGCATCTTTTTACTTAGCAAGTAACAGCTTAAAAGATAGGTAAagttttgctcttgtttttccttttgaagggttgctccaaaatctcattctttcttgtgtttttgttttagtaCAAGCGAGGCTCTGGCTTCCTCAAACAGAAAGGCTAATCTGgagctgcttccttttcttgctcgttttgttttgtaattgaCAGTGCCTTGCACATAGTTGGTTTCACTTCGTACTGTTTGCAAGAAACTTGTGGttcccattttgcttttctcttcaaatcTGCTTGTTTTCTCCTCCCAGTTGTGATATCACTGTCAGGGTGCAGGCACTTCAGTTCTTCTAGGGTTGCTGTTGTGAGCTGATTTCTGACCTATGCAttagaactttaaaaattcagaaattcagtAAAGCAGGGCTTCAAGAATCTCGAGTAACTTCTCTAATGGCAACACTGATCACACTTGTCCTGTGGATGCAGGCAGTCTGCTGTCTGCATCAGAGCTGCCATTCTACAATTATTGGATGCATCCAGATGTCAGCAGTTCCAAAAGAGGGATGGCTGATATTGATCACCGTGTTCTTGAGGAAGCATTTTAGATTTTGAAGGGTTGTAGATTGGGAGGATGTTGAGCAAGGGGCAACATCAGGCTAGACTAGATCTAGCAGAAGAGACCATCTGAAAGCCTCGTCTGGCATTGCAGCTCTCTACAATGAGTAATGAGAATCTGCAGTCATTTGCAGGGTGTAAGGCTCCCTGTAGCTTCACATCCGTTTCAGAGAAGTAAATAGCATCTCTGGCACAACCCACGTGTGAACAACACAGACTTGAGAAATCTCTTCCCCACTTCTCAAAGCAAATGTAGAACCAAAGTTTTTCCATAAGTATCCTCCTGACATGTAGGTAAAGTGGCAGGTCACAGGGTCCTTTATTTAGGATTTAATTAcctcttttttcagaaaagagtcTTCCTCATatctgagaaatgttttttgttaCAGCGTTACTGAAACTATCTTGTGTTTTCAGAACACAGACAATGTGAACTTTTATAACATCATGAATAAGGAGGTTCCAGAAATGAAATCAAGTGAACAAGAAAATCTCCATCTCGGTAAGTTGTATTTAAGTACCTGAGCTTCTGAGGCCCTATGTTTGCATTTGTGTACCTTCAACTCTGATAGCGGGAATTGCCTCAATTTAGCACATCCTTAAAATGGGACCTTCAGATCCAAAGGGACCTTCAGATCCAAAGGATATTGATATTCTCCTGAGCAGAACTTGTTTGCTCTTGCATAAATAGGGATAAATAGGAATGTGGAACAACCCTTCTATAGATTACACCTCCACCTAAACATCCTGCACAAATTACACCAAGGAAGTAGTCAGTATAATTGCGACATAGTTTTATGACCTTTAAGTCACTTCCTCTTaatgtctttcatttctgtcttcaagCTAGGACACAAAAATGGCTCATCAATATAGTCTGATTAGACTGGTTTTCTCCATGATGTTTATGCATCAGTGTGAAAAACTCATGCATAGAGTTTCTTTCAAGCTCTTTATCTCTTCCTATTGGCTTCAGCAGGGAAGGTGAATGGCACAGCTAACTCCCAAAAGTAAAGCACTGCAGCTCAAAAATAACTGGTCTGTTGAGGAGATGAAATTGTGTCTGTACTAAGTGGCTAAAGGAGAAGCTGGTCCCCTGAAAAAGTGCTGTGTTAGCCAAAAGTAGAAATGGATGGTTGGGTTCTTCCCATATCATCCCCTGACCTAAATAAGTGTTGACTTCAGTGGTTTCTGttaaaagtaaacaaatctCTCTGTGGTGTTCCATTTTTCATTAGAAGAGTTTGTTGGCCATGACTGTTAACAGTGAAAATTGCTATCTATGCAGGATGACTGTCTTAAATGTGCCACTAATCAAAgtgtgttctctttttttcagtaggaCTTTACCAACGCCTTGTCAGAAATATGCATAAGGAGAGCCTAGATGAATTGATGAATGGACCCATCAGAAAGAAGCTAAAAATTATTCCTGACTGTGTGAAATGGGGAGGTACTTTCCTGTCTGCTAGTGCACATCTAATAGTCCATTATTGCTGTTTACAGTACTGCAGTCAGCAGGAAGATACTTTACTGTAGTAAGCAGACACATTAAATTGTCATTATCCTTGGGCCTAAGAAGAGGACTTATTCTCAGAAATGAACATGTAATGGGGCAGGCCTGTGGGAGCAGATGTGGTTCTGGTTTTGATTCTGCTGCTTGTATCTATCTTTAGCCAAGCAGGTAAAAAtagagggggaggaagaagatcCTCTGTATCTCAGCAGCTGGTTTCTGTCTTTCAAGCAGTCTTGTTGAAATTCCTGTCAGTTTTTCTCTGCCAGGAATCTGGTATCATGTAAAGCTGCATGGTGTGGAGGGGAGGGTGTAAAACAGAACGGAAGGCTTAAAGGACTGATGCCAGCACCCTGTGTATATAATAGGAGCCAGAAGCTACAACGCTGTGAGCTCCAGTGGGAGCATGGCTGCTTTCTGGTTCTCTTTTAGTTCCTCAGACTGATAAATCACTGGCTGCCACTTTGGGCTAAGAATGGGTTTTATGCAGCTGTGAACTGCATTTTAGAACACTTAGCCAGTTGCTTTTGTCCCAGCTTGGGGATGACATTCTTCATTGGTTAAAATTTGTCTTCTTTCTGGTTCCAACCAGGTCAGTCCAGGGATGTCTTTGAGAACATGGCTGAGGACTTCATGAAACCTGTCATTGATATTGTTGATCAGCTTCTGGCAGCCAGCGTCAATGTTACAGTCTATAATGGGCAGCTGGATCTCATTGTTGACACCATGGGTAAGGGACTTCTTGACTGGGGTTGGGACCAGAACATGTGACGAGTAGAACATGAAGTTGCCAATAATACTGGTACCTGGATCTCTCCAGTCTTCTGTGCAAATCTCCTATGTAACTGACAACACTTAAATACTACAGTCATGGATGAGCAGCTCTTAGTATGTTTTGTTTACATCCCTCTCAGAGGCAATTCCTTTACCTCCATTATACTGTTGGGAAATGGATCTGCAACATCAATAATTGCTTGTTTCAGTGAAGCGCGTAAGTAGGTAGCTAATAATTCACTTAATTcgacatatatatatttatgtttgtACACTCATTCATAAATGAAGAATGAGGACAGATGAATAAATATATGGAGATTATCCTCTCTTCTCCTGTGCTTTGAAGATCCTGTTCTGTGGGGCAGAGGTCATACCTTGCTACAGATTAGTGCACAGTACAGGTCAGCCTTCACTGAGTGGCCTGCAGCAGAGAGCATGGTGCCAGGTGAGATGGAACAAGGGTGTTGGTAATTAATCAGGGAGGGTGCAGTTGCAGAGTTACTGCTGCTCAGTAACACGTGTAGGCTCCTGCACCTCTTGGCCATTCAAGGGCTTTGTTTGTCCCTTGCTGCTTGCAAGACGCAGGCTTGATCAAGTGGCAGTTCGGGAGCCAGGCCAAGTGTTGCTGAAATGCCTCATGCTGCAAGACTGCAGTGCTCTCTTCCATTCACCTTTTCTTATTGATTTAAATAATCTGCACTCACAAACTGCACAAACATCTTCCTATGTTGTGAAAGGCTTTATCCTTTGTCTGTCTCTGCCCAGTTAGATGCCCTTCATGAACAACACAGCAATCAATAAATCAGGAAACAGAGTATTTAGGCTGTCCAAACAGATTAGCAGTTAGTGGTGCTCCAGTTTTATCACATTTTGAGCTAAAATTGAGCTGCAGTTAACATG from Aquila chrysaetos chrysaetos chromosome 5, bAquChr1.4, whole genome shotgun sequence carries:
- the SCPEP1 gene encoding retinoid-inducible serine carboxypeptidase isoform X1, producing the protein MGPLRAATGLSVLLLAAGVVLRQSQEPKELWGYVQVRNKAHMFWWLYYANNPTKAFTELPLILWLQGGPGASGCGFGNFEEIGPLDKEMKPRNTTWLQAASILFVDNPVGTGFSYVDDCSLFAKNLSTVVSDMMVFLGEFFTRRTEFQTIPFYIFSESYGGKMAAGISLELHEAVQKGTIKCNFMGTALGDSWISPLDSVLSWGPYLYSTSLLDDNGLAEVTAVAKEIMDAINKNQYGLATELWGKAEDVIEENTDNVNFYNIMNKEVPEMKSSEQENLHLVGLYQRLVRNMHKESLDELMNGPIRKKLKIIPDCVKWGGQSRDVFENMAEDFMKPVIDIVDQLLAASVNVTVYNGQLDLIVDTMGQEAWIRKLKWPNLDQFSKQRWKALYVSPESTETAAFHKAYENLAFFWILKAGHMVPSDQGEMALKMVRMVTQQQQ
- the SCPEP1 gene encoding retinoid-inducible serine carboxypeptidase isoform X2, whose protein sequence is MGPLRAATGLSVLLLAAGVVLRQSQEPKELWGYVQVRNKAHMFWWLYYANNPTKAFTELPLILWLQGGPGASGCGFGNFEEIGPLDKEMKPRNTTWLQAASILFVDNPVGTGFSYVDDCSLFAKNLSTVVSDMMVFLGEFFTRRTEFQTIPFYIFSESYGGKMAAGISLELHEAVQKGTIKCNFMGTALGDSWISPLDSVLSWGPYLYSTSLLDDNGLAEVTAVAKEIMDAINKNQYGLATELWGKAEDVIEENTDNVNFYNIMNKEVPEMKSSEQENLHLGLYQRLVRNMHKESLDELMNGPIRKKLKIIPDCVKWGGQSRDVFENMAEDFMKPVIDIVDQLLAASVNVTVYNGQLDLIVDTMGQEAWIRKLKWPNLDQFSKQRWKALYVSPESTETAAFHKAYENLAFFWILKAGHMVPSDQGEMALKMVRMVTQQQQ